The following proteins are encoded in a genomic region of Hemiscyllium ocellatum isolate sHemOce1 unplaced genomic scaffold, sHemOce1.pat.X.cur. scaffold_3287_pat_ctg1, whole genome shotgun sequence:
- the LOC132813124 gene encoding uncharacterized protein LOC132813124 — MSAQNPYTDYWGHPTEGSANVEGGDLGQSITSPYTLYRGMDSEGPAREGTCEAGGTPSVIGGTAWTGGQERPQGDVTETQDREPTANAAQVSPLGAEQEGVLWELRARIGEINVELPEYSATRPEAGGTALRPESGSRLPTHPHSRYRGPWGEEGKIGNARNQSLFWRNRSEESEREGCSEQGRRENLGACRWDGDPSTQPTEGSLEDKMMRELIPELKMRIARLGGELPEVSEQKEEARETSISQGTPSETSSTSERKWPYWVGLFIFISIVVSAAIYLTVHFTQEDSD, encoded by the exons CGTTGAGGGAG GGGATCTGGGGCAGTCGATAACTAGCCCTTACACCCTCTACCGAGGGATGGACTCAGAGGGACCCGCGAGGGAGGGCACCTGCGAGGCTGGAGGGACACCGAGTGTGATCGGGGGGACAGCATGGACGGGAGGAcaggaacggccgcagggggatGTCACGGAGACTCAGGACCGGGAGCCGACGGCAAACGCCGCACAAGTGAGCCCTCTCGGAGCGGAGCAGGAAGGGGTACTGTGGGAGCTCAGGGCGAGAATAGGGGAGATCAATGTAG AGCTTCCAGAATATTCCGCGACGCGTCCTGAGGCCGGAGGGACGGCCCTGAGACCTG aGTCCGGGTCTCGCCTGCcgacccaccctcactctcgctACCGGGGGCCctggggagaggagggaaaaatTGGGAATGCCAGGAATCAGTCGCTCTTCTGGAGGAACAGATCCGAGGAGAGCGAACGGGAGGGATGCTCGGAGCAGGGGAGGAGGGAGAACCTGGGGGCTTGCAGGTGGGACGGAGATCCATCAACTCAGCCCACGGAAGGGAGCCTGGAGGATAAAATGATGAGAGAGCTCATTCCTGAACTCAAGATGAGGATCGCCAGGTTAGGCGGAG AGCTTCCGGAAGTTTCCGAACAGAAGGAAGAAGCCAGAGAGACGTCCATCAGCCAAG GAACGCCGTCCGAAACATCGTCCACGTCCGAGAGGAAGTGGCCATATTGGGTGGGACTGTTCATCTTCATCTCTATCGTCGTCAGCGCAGCAATTTACCTCACAGTGCACT TTACACAGGAGGATTCGGACTGA